A section of the Agrococcus sp. SGAir0287 genome encodes:
- a CDS encoding AI-2E family transporter: MRLFGGRDRGDAPTRPAAGGVPSGADTVPPGLRIASAWSWRLLVVGLALAALLFLVAQLRIIVIPLMVAALLTALMIPLVEWLQRHRWPRGLAVAVAVVLLLAAVTALFWLAVSQIRGGYPDLQRRALASYDGLRQLLLESPLHLTERDISRYTGAVVDAIQQDSQQILSGALSVGSSLGHLLVGMLLTIFATIFLLYDGARIWRWIVHIFPRRARQAVDGSGRAGWVTLGNFVRVQVLVAAIDAVGIGLGAFILGLFYGGFPLVVPIAVLVFLGSFIPVVGAVTTGAIAVLVALIALGPIPAVIMLGIVLLVQQIEGHVLQPFIMGSAVKVHPLAVVLAVAGGSIVAGIPGALFAVPVVAFLNVAITTIATGAWRTNPRPRDVSEVPTA, encoded by the coding sequence ATGAGGCTGTTCGGCGGGCGCGATCGCGGGGATGCGCCGACGCGCCCCGCCGCGGGCGGCGTGCCGAGCGGCGCCGACACGGTGCCGCCCGGGCTCCGCATCGCGAGCGCGTGGTCGTGGCGCCTGCTCGTCGTCGGCCTCGCGCTCGCCGCGCTCCTCTTCCTCGTGGCGCAGCTGCGCATCATCGTCATCCCGCTCATGGTCGCGGCGCTGCTGACGGCGCTCATGATCCCGCTCGTCGAGTGGCTGCAGCGACATCGCTGGCCGCGCGGGCTCGCGGTCGCGGTCGCGGTCGTGCTGCTGCTCGCCGCGGTGACGGCGCTGTTCTGGCTCGCCGTGTCGCAGATCCGCGGCGGCTACCCCGACCTGCAGCGTCGCGCGCTGGCCTCGTACGACGGGCTGCGGCAGCTCCTCCTCGAGTCGCCGCTGCATCTCACCGAGCGCGACATCTCGCGCTACACCGGCGCGGTCGTCGACGCGATCCAGCAGGACTCGCAGCAGATCCTGTCGGGGGCGCTCTCCGTCGGCTCGTCGCTCGGGCATCTGCTCGTCGGCATGCTGCTGACGATCTTCGCGACGATCTTCCTGCTCTATGACGGTGCGCGCATCTGGCGTTGGATTGTCCACATCTTCCCGCGGCGCGCGCGCCAGGCCGTCGACGGCAGCGGACGCGCGGGCTGGGTGACGCTCGGCAACTTCGTGCGCGTGCAGGTGCTCGTCGCCGCGATCGACGCCGTCGGCATCGGGCTCGGCGCCTTCATCCTCGGGCTCTTCTACGGCGGCTTCCCGCTCGTCGTGCCGATCGCGGTGCTCGTGTTCCTCGGCTCGTTCATCCCCGTCGTCGGCGCCGTCACGACGGGCGCGATCGCCGTGCTCGTCGCGCTCATCGCGCTCGGCCCGATCCCGGCCGTCATCATGCTCGGCATCGTGCTGCTCGTGCAGCAGATCGAGGGCCACGTGCTGCAGCCGTTCATCATGGGCTCGGCCGTCAAGGTGCATCCCCTCGCGGTCGTGCTCGCCGTCGCGGGCGGCTCGATCGTCGCCGGCATCCCCGGCGCGCTCTTCGCGGTGCCCGTCGTCGCCTTCCTCAACGTCGCGATCACGACGATCGCGACTGGCGCGTGGCGCACGAACCCGCGCCCGCGAGACGTCTCGGAGGTGCCGACCGCATGA
- the ilvA gene encoding threonine ammonia-lyase — translation MTSLDALGTIPGPSLAEFRDAQRTVAPAIQRTPLELSRHLSGMLGSTVHLKCENLQRTGAYKLRGAYNMLSKLSEEQRERGVVAASAGNHAQGVAFAASELGIRSTIFMPLGAALPKVQATRDYGARIELRGLDFQSALQAAVAHVAETGATFVPPYDHHDIIAGQGTLGLEILDEQPDVETILVPIGGGGLAAGVASAAKQRAAELGRRIRVVGVQAEGAAAYPPSLAHGAPTTIHTMPTIADGIAVARPGDLPFEIIRACVDEVVTVADDDIARAIIALLERAKLVAEPAGAVTTAAIMTGAVRDAGSTVAIVSGGNVDPMVLERVIGRGLVASQRYLRFRMDLPDRPGQLAIIAQILSDEQANVVEVLHTRHNEWTQINAVAIELSVTTRGPEHAQRLLEALRRAGYEPHEI, via the coding sequence ATGACGTCGCTCGACGCGCTGGGCACCATCCCCGGCCCCTCGCTCGCGGAGTTCCGCGACGCGCAGCGCACGGTCGCGCCCGCTATCCAGCGCACGCCGCTCGAGCTCTCGCGCCACCTGTCGGGCATGCTCGGCTCGACGGTGCACCTCAAGTGCGAGAACCTGCAGCGCACCGGCGCCTACAAGCTCCGCGGCGCGTACAACATGCTCTCGAAGCTGAGCGAGGAGCAGCGCGAGCGCGGCGTCGTCGCCGCCTCGGCCGGCAACCACGCGCAGGGCGTGGCGTTCGCCGCCTCCGAGCTCGGCATCCGCTCCACGATCTTCATGCCGCTCGGCGCCGCACTGCCGAAGGTGCAGGCGACGCGCGACTACGGCGCGCGCATCGAGCTGCGCGGCCTCGACTTCCAGTCGGCGCTGCAGGCGGCCGTCGCGCACGTCGCCGAGACGGGGGCGACGTTCGTGCCGCCCTACGACCACCACGACATCATCGCCGGCCAGGGCACGCTCGGCCTCGAGATCCTCGACGAGCAGCCCGACGTCGAGACGATCCTCGTGCCGATCGGCGGCGGCGGCCTCGCGGCGGGTGTCGCCTCCGCCGCGAAGCAGCGCGCTGCCGAGCTCGGGCGCCGGATCCGCGTCGTCGGCGTGCAGGCGGAGGGCGCCGCCGCCTATCCGCCCTCGCTCGCGCACGGCGCGCCCACGACGATCCACACGATGCCGACGATCGCGGACGGCATCGCGGTCGCGCGTCCGGGCGACCTGCCGTTCGAGATCATCCGCGCCTGCGTCGACGAGGTCGTCACGGTCGCCGACGACGACATCGCGCGCGCCATCATCGCGCTGCTCGAGCGTGCGAAGCTCGTCGCCGAGCCCGCGGGCGCCGTCACGACCGCCGCGATCATGACGGGAGCCGTGCGCGATGCGGGCTCGACGGTCGCGATCGTCTCGGGCGGCAACGTCGACCCCATGGTGCTCGAGCGCGTCATCGGTCGCGGCCTCGTCGCGTCCCAGCGCTACCTGCGGTTCCGCATGGACCTGCCGGACCGGCCCGGCCAGCTCGCGATCATCGCGCAGATCCTCTCCGACGAGCAGGCGAACGTCGTCGAGGTGCTCCACACGCGCCACAACGAGTGGACGCAGATCAACGCGGTCGCGATCGAGCTGTCGGTGACGACGCGCGGCCCCGAGCACGCGCAGCGGCTGCTCGAGGCGCTGCGTCGCGCCGGCTACGAGCCGCACGAGATCTAG
- the greA gene encoding transcription elongation factor GreA has product MPDTTETWLTQEAYDRLQAELDNLTGPVRNEIAKRIEEARDEGDLKENGGYHAAKDDQAQVEARIAQVTHLLRTAKVGEAPAANGVVEPGTVVKASIAGSKQTFLVGNREIHEAGDDLDVYSESSPIGAAVLGLKIGETTTYTAPSGKEIEVEILDVETYRGA; this is encoded by the coding sequence ATGCCCGACACCACGGAGACCTGGCTGACCCAGGAGGCCTACGACCGCCTCCAGGCAGAGCTCGACAACCTCACCGGGCCGGTGCGCAACGAGATCGCGAAGCGCATCGAGGAGGCCCGCGACGAGGGCGACCTCAAGGAGAACGGCGGCTACCACGCGGCGAAGGACGACCAGGCGCAGGTCGAGGCCCGCATCGCGCAGGTCACGCACCTGCTGCGCACCGCCAAGGTCGGCGAGGCGCCCGCGGCGAACGGCGTCGTCGAGCCCGGCACGGTGGTGAAGGCGTCGATCGCCGGCTCCAAGCAGACGTTCCTCGTCGGCAACCGCGAGATCCACGAGGCCGGCGACGACCTCGACGTCTACTCGGAGTCGAGCCCCATCGGCGCCGCCGTGCTCGGCCTCAAGATCGGCGAGACGACGACGTACACCGCGCCGAGCGGCAAGGAGATCGAGGTCGAGATCCTCGACGTCGAGACGTACCGCGGCGCCTGA
- a CDS encoding DUF4307 domain-containing protein, with translation MTDLAARYGRTPERRRRDRIIGVSVAVGIVLVMLAWVVWGGLADPRGTIDAQDTGSTRIDEHAIRIDFTVTVEPGTPVRCAVNAFDQNHTTVGWVELDVEPSDRWTTGQSVLVRTADEAIGGLVYRCWLR, from the coding sequence ATGACCGACCTCGCAGCCCGCTACGGCCGCACCCCGGAGCGTCGGCGTCGCGATCGCATCATCGGCGTCTCCGTCGCCGTCGGCATCGTGCTCGTCATGCTCGCGTGGGTCGTATGGGGCGGCCTGGCGGACCCGCGCGGAACGATCGACGCGCAGGACACCGGCTCGACCCGCATCGACGAGCACGCCATCCGCATCGACTTCACCGTCACCGTCGAGCCGGGCACGCCCGTGCGCTGCGCCGTGAACGCGTTCGACCAGAACCACACGACGGTGGGCTGGGTCGAGCTCGACGTCGAGCCGTCCGACCGCTGGACGACGGGCCAGAGCGTGCTCGTGCGCACCGCCGACGAGGCGATCGGCGGATTGGTCTACCGCTGCTGGCTGCGATAG
- the mca gene encoding mycothiol conjugate amidase Mca: MRRLLSVHAHPDDESSKGAGTMARYAAEGAQVTVVSCTGGESGDVLNEAFADTVHAARDMAGLRRVEMRRAQEALGIDHIWLGYVDSGLPDEGEPVRPLSFATIPVEVSGRPLVRIIRRLRPQVVVTYDERGGYPHPDHIRCHEITMWAIEHAASDASPELGEPWAVSKVYYDRMSSSDKVEAYLADYELHDPESDRIERIREMAEWMRDRTPRVTTRVDVSDHLDARDAALRAHASQVAPDTPYFFWPHDVVRRAWPTEDYELVRSTVGETLPETDLFAGIDEE, from the coding sequence ATGCGTCGCCTGCTGAGCGTGCACGCGCATCCCGACGACGAGTCGAGCAAGGGTGCGGGCACCATGGCGCGGTACGCCGCCGAGGGCGCGCAGGTGACGGTCGTGAGCTGCACGGGCGGCGAGTCCGGCGACGTGCTCAACGAGGCGTTCGCCGACACCGTGCACGCCGCGCGCGACATGGCGGGGCTCCGACGCGTCGAGATGCGGCGCGCGCAGGAGGCCCTGGGCATCGATCACATCTGGCTCGGCTACGTCGACTCCGGGCTGCCCGACGAGGGCGAGCCCGTGCGGCCGCTGTCGTTCGCGACGATCCCCGTCGAGGTCTCCGGCCGACCGCTCGTGCGCATCATCCGCCGGCTGCGCCCGCAGGTCGTCGTCACGTACGACGAGCGCGGCGGCTACCCGCATCCCGACCACATCCGCTGCCACGAGATCACGATGTGGGCGATCGAGCACGCCGCGAGCGACGCGAGCCCGGAGCTCGGCGAGCCGTGGGCCGTGTCGAAGGTCTACTACGACCGCATGTCGTCGTCCGACAAGGTCGAGGCGTACCTCGCGGACTACGAGCTGCACGACCCCGAGTCGGATCGCATCGAGCGCATCCGCGAGATGGCCGAGTGGATGCGCGACCGCACGCCGCGCGTGACGACGCGCGTCGACGTGAGCGACCACCTCGACGCTCGCGACGCCGCGCTGCGCGCGCATGCGAGCCAGGTCGCACCCGACACCCCGTACTTCTTCTGGCCGCACGACGTCGTGCGCCGCGCATGGCCGACCGAGGACTACGAGCTCGTGCGCTCGACCGTGGGCGAGACCCTGCCCGAGACCGACCTGTTCGCAGGGATCGACGAGGAGTGA
- a CDS encoding Rv3235 family protein, with product MPRARMSAAALDEYFDYQPCSTRDLPDPTPLVENLTRCVIEVLLGAREVEQLARWVTEDTYLHLARRSIAARRARALRRQQPIRAHYDVGPVVVTHPGDGVVEATAIVRSPGRTRAVAMRLEGLDERWRATAVHVL from the coding sequence ATGCCACGGGCGAGGATGTCGGCCGCAGCGCTCGACGAGTACTTCGACTACCAGCCGTGCTCGACCCGGGATCTGCCCGATCCGACGCCCCTCGTCGAGAACCTCACGCGCTGCGTCATCGAGGTGCTCCTCGGCGCCCGCGAGGTCGAGCAGCTCGCGCGCTGGGTCACCGAGGACACCTACCTGCATCTCGCACGACGATCGATCGCGGCGCGACGGGCACGGGCGCTGCGACGGCAGCAGCCCATCCGCGCGCACTACGACGTGGGACCCGTCGTCGTCACGCACCCCGGCGACGGCGTCGTCGAGGCGACGGCGATCGTGCGCTCCCCCGGCCGCACGCGCGCCGTGGCGATGCGGCTCGAGGGCCTCGACGAGCGCTGGCGTGCGACCGCCGTGCACGTGCTCTGA
- a CDS encoding helix-turn-helix domain-containing protein, translating to MGAVIERRFLSAADAAEMLGVEPRDVVALVDSGSLPGIRVAGGWRIELAVLQSWIDEQYEAQRRGALWQESQTASIADLFGHDRRR from the coding sequence ATGGGTGCCGTGATCGAGCGCCGCTTCCTCAGCGCCGCGGACGCCGCCGAGATGCTCGGGGTGGAGCCGCGGGACGTCGTCGCGCTCGTCGACTCCGGCTCGCTGCCCGGCATCCGCGTCGCGGGCGGCTGGCGCATCGAGCTCGCGGTGCTGCAGTCGTGGATCGACGAGCAGTACGAGGCGCAGCGGCGCGGCGCGCTGTGGCAGGAGTCGCAGACCGCGTCGATCGCCGATCTCTTCGGCCACGACCGACGCCGCTGA
- a CDS encoding SAF domain-containing protein, translated as MRRAWLDPRLAIGAALVVASIVGVWLLVQSTSRSTTVWVASETLLPGDVIGADDVVATELRMEGATDAYLSAAATPEGLVVVSPVGAGEALPLTALGDPESVDLATVVLALDGGLASSVAEGSVVDVWAAPPGEQGAFEAATVLVADAIVVGLVEDDGIIADDAVRLEVLVPREDVAGVLDAVANAHAVHVVPVATAVTP; from the coding sequence ATGCGACGCGCATGGCTCGACCCGCGGCTCGCGATCGGAGCCGCCCTCGTGGTGGCGTCGATCGTCGGGGTGTGGCTCCTCGTCCAGTCGACGAGCCGCTCGACGACGGTGTGGGTCGCGAGCGAGACGCTGCTGCCCGGCGACGTCATCGGTGCCGACGACGTCGTGGCGACCGAGCTGCGCATGGAGGGCGCGACCGACGCGTACCTGTCCGCCGCGGCGACGCCCGAGGGCCTCGTCGTCGTCTCGCCCGTCGGTGCGGGCGAGGCGCTGCCGCTGACCGCGCTCGGCGATCCCGAGTCCGTCGACCTCGCGACCGTCGTGCTCGCGCTCGACGGGGGCCTCGCCTCGAGCGTCGCGGAGGGCAGCGTCGTCGACGTGTGGGCGGCGCCGCCGGGCGAGCAGGGTGCGTTCGAGGCTGCGACGGTGCTCGTGGCCGACGCGATCGTCGTGGGCCTCGTGGAGGACGACGGCATCATCGCCGACGACGCGGTGCGGCTCGAGGTGCTCGTGCCGCGCGAGGATGTCGCGGGCGTGCTCGACGCCGTCGCCAACGCGCACGCCGTCCACGTCGTGCCCGTCGCGACCGCGGTGACGCCGTGA